ACGATCCCTTGTTTGGAATAAAGATCAATCAAGGTCTCTGAAATCAAGCCTTCATCGACCCCAACCAGGGTTTCCACATGTTGACGGGTCACTTCATAAGTCAATTGTCCCACCTTTTGCACAGCAATCCCGTCTGCAAACTTATCGATTTCTGGTAATTTGACGGGACCACCTGCTTCAAAAGCAGCCTTCATGGAACGTGCTCCTTCAGCCTCTACCCCAATGACTTCAATCCGAGGATCTGTTTCTTTGATATAGGTAGAGACACCTGAAATGAGTCCTCCTCCACCGACAGGGACAAGGACAGCATCAAAGGCAATCGATTCTTTTCGAGCTTCCTCAAGAATTTCATAGGCCACTGTCCCTTGGCCAGCCTGTACGTGTGGATCATCAAACGGGTCAATAAAGGTCCGTTTTTCTGCAAGAGTAAATTCTTGGGCCGCCTTCGCTGATGCATCAAAGGTATCCCCGACCAACTTAATTGTTACATAATCCCCACCAAAGAATCGGACTTGGCCGATCTTTTGTTGCGGTGTTGTAATCGGCATGAAGATGGTCGCTGGAATCTTCATTTCATTACAAGTATAAGCAACACCTTGTGCATGGTTTCCAGCAGAAGCACACACTACCCCACGCTCACGCTCTTCTTTTGAGAGTTGAGAAATTGCAAAATACGCTCCACGAATCTTAAACGAACGAACACGTTGGGCGTTTTCTTTTTTCAAATAAATCTTTGCCCCATATTT
The Streptococcus parasanguinis genome window above contains:
- the ilvA gene encoding threonine ammonia-lyase IlvA codes for the protein MITAKDVAKAHKILSGVVVNTPLEYDHYLSEKYGAKIYLKKENAQRVRSFKIRGAYFAISQLSKEERERGVVCASAGNHAQGVAYTCNEMKIPATIFMPITTPQQKIGQVRFFGGDYVTIKLVGDTFDASAKAAQEFTLAEKRTFIDPFDDPHVQAGQGTVAYEILEEARKESIAFDAVLVPVGGGGLISGVSTYIKETDPRIEVIGVEAEGARSMKAAFEAGGPVKLPEIDKFADGIAVQKVGQLTYEVTRQHVETLVGVDEGLISETLIDLYSKQGIVAEPAGAASVASLEILREYIKGKTICCIISGGNNDINRMPEMEERALIYDGVKHYFIVNFPQRPGALREFVNDILGPNDDITRFEYIKRASKGTGPVLIGVTLANKHDYAGLINRIERFDPSFINLNGNETLYNMLV